A stretch of the Coleofasciculus chthonoplastes PCC 7420 genome encodes the following:
- a CDS encoding DUF4926 domain-containing protein, translated as MNFKEYDVVALTEEIQALHKETQQPIRLIPGQVGTILMDFEGRAYLVDFADAHGKTYAMETIPGERLMLLIYEPLLAVA; from the coding sequence ATGAATTTTAAAGAATATGATGTTGTGGCATTAACCGAAGAAATTCAGGCACTCCATAAAGAAACTCAACAGCCAATCCGACTAATACCTGGGCAAGTCGGCACTATTCTGATGGATTTTGAGGGTCGAGCCTATCTTGTTGATTTTGCTGATGCTCACGGCAAAACCTATGCTATGGAAACCATCCCCGGTGAAAGGCTGATGCTCCTTATCTATGAACCCCTTCTAGCTGTTGCCTAA
- a CDS encoding DUF6883 domain-containing protein: MKLPNGYRAKLGDKLERYSLNMQHPKGKDKANLFRNRLGITLENKELLETALLESAVNNEATLHKTDEYGTQYDVKFLMTTDVGSSLVLGCWIIRTGEEFPRLTNTYPVDQ; encoded by the coding sequence ATGAAGTTACCCAATGGATACAGAGCCAAACTGGGAGATAAACTGGAGAGGTATTCACTGAATATGCAGCATCCGAAGGGTAAAGACAAAGCTAACCTATTTAGAAATAGATTAGGGATTACGCTAGAAAACAAAGAGTTATTAGAAACGGCTCTATTAGAATCTGCTGTCAATAATGAGGCAACCCTTCACAAAACGGATGAGTATGGAACCCAGTATGACGTAAAATTTTTGATGACGACGGACGTGGGAAGCTCTTTGGTACTTGGATGTTGGATCATTCGCACAGGTGAAGAGTTTCCAAGACTAACAAATACCTATCCTGTAGATCAGTGA
- a CDS encoding DUF6636 domain-containing protein, producing the protein MFVYSRPLTHASGAIAIVLNLTLILGACSASTSEPEATRIPESTGNATISDATQTDAILSTPQFATPSGKIQCLAMDEHLRCELTTGKPIQPLPPQPDDCPLDWGNGLVLNAADEVEILCAGDTIQLPPEEISTLPYGQTWAYGGFHCTVEPIGLTCFNQRQQGFFLSTQKWKAIANTNR; encoded by the coding sequence ATGTTTGTTTATTCTAGACCATTAACCCATGCCTCTGGAGCGATCGCGATCGTTCTGAATCTTACCCTGATCCTGGGCGCGTGTAGTGCTTCAACCTCCGAACCGGAAGCCACTCGAATCCCTGAGTCCACGGGAAATGCAACGATCTCCGATGCGACCCAAACTGATGCAATACTCTCCACCCCCCAATTTGCCACCCCCAGTGGTAAGATTCAGTGTTTGGCAATGGATGAACACTTACGGTGTGAACTGACTACAGGTAAGCCTATCCAGCCTCTACCCCCGCAACCTGACGATTGTCCCCTCGATTGGGGAAACGGCTTAGTGTTAAATGCTGCGGATGAGGTAGAAATCCTTTGTGCTGGAGACACGATTCAGTTACCGCCGGAGGAGATCTCGACCTTACCCTACGGTCAAACTTGGGCGTATGGTGGGTTTCACTGCACCGTAGAACCGATCGGTCTAACCTGTTTTAATCAGCGTCAGCAAGGCTTTTTCTTAAGTACGCAAAAATGGAAAGCGATCGCCAATACCAATAGGTGA
- the metH gene encoding methionine synthase, whose protein sequence is MNSAFLTRLHSPQRPVLVFDGAMGTNLQTQNLTAEDFGGAKYEGCNEYLVHTKPEAVATVHRRFLEAGADVIETDTFGGASIVLAEYDLADQAYSLNKAAAELAKKVAAEFSTPEKPRFVAGSIGPTTKLPTLGHIDFDTIQATFAEQAEGLYDGGVDLMIIETCQDVLQIKAALNGVEEVFRKKGERRPIMVSVTVEVQGTMLVGTEIGAALAILERYPIDILGLNCATGPDRMKDHIKYLSQHSPFVVSCIPNAGLPENVGGQAHYKLTPMELRMALMHFIEDLGVQVIGGCCGTRPEHIQQLAEIAQTLTPKERHPEYEPAAASIYSTQPYEQDNSFLIVGERLNASGSKKCRTLLNNEDWDGLVALARAQVREGAHVLDVNVDYVGRDGEHDMHELVSRLVTNVTLPLVLDSTEWQKMEAGLKVAGGKCILNSTNYEDGEERFLKVLDLAKMYGAGVIVGTIDEEGMARTADRKFAIAQRAYHQAIDYGIPAHEIFFDPLALPISTGIEEDRSNGKATIESIRRMREELPGCHIILGVSNISFGLNPAARVVLNSMFLHEAMAVGLDAAIVSASKILPVAKIEPEHQEICRKLIYDQREFDGDICTYDPLGEITQLFEGKTTKRDRTVDENLPIEERLKRHIIDGERIGLDNSLAKALETYQPLEIINTFLLDGMKVVGELFGSGQMQLPFVLQSAETMKAAVAYLEPYMEKEDGENNAKGIMVIATVKGDVHDIGKNLVDIILTNNGYKVINLGIKQPVDNIIEAYKEHNADCIAMSGLLVKSTAFMKDNLETFNEKGITVPVILGGAALTPKFVYQDCQNTYQGKVVYGKDAFSDLHFMDKLMPAKAAEEWDDLKGFLDEVTTDEIPDGTDEPSENGKSDKQKKTKKSSAKQSVPEVENTRRSEHITLEINRPTPPFWGTRILQPEDIPIDEALWYLDLQALIAGQWQFRKPKDQSREEYNQFLEETVYPILDDWKQRVVAENLLHPQIIYGYFPCQSEGNSLHLFDPEMMNQEGEKHPEKWQPIATFKFPRQKSGRRLCIADFFAPKDSGIIDVFPMQAVTVGEVATRYAKQLFESDQYTDYLYYHGLAVQMAEALAEWIHARIRRELGFGGEEPDTIRDVLAQRYQGSRYSFGYPACPNIQDQYKQLELLKCDRINLYMDESEQLYPEQSTTAIVTYHPVAKYFSA, encoded by the coding sequence ATGAACAGTGCCTTCCTAACTCGCCTTCATAGTCCCCAACGCCCGGTTCTCGTCTTCGATGGTGCCATGGGAACCAACCTGCAAACCCAAAACCTCACCGCTGAAGACTTTGGTGGGGCGAAGTATGAAGGATGTAATGAGTATCTGGTTCATACCAAACCGGAAGCCGTGGCGACAGTACATCGTCGTTTCCTGGAAGCCGGGGCGGATGTGATTGAGACGGATACGTTTGGGGGGGCGTCGATTGTTCTGGCAGAATATGATTTAGCGGATCAAGCCTATAGTCTGAATAAAGCCGCAGCCGAACTCGCTAAAAAGGTTGCAGCCGAATTCTCCACACCCGAAAAACCCCGATTTGTAGCCGGTTCCATCGGACCGACAACGAAACTCCCCACATTGGGGCATATTGATTTTGACACAATCCAAGCCACCTTTGCTGAACAAGCCGAAGGACTCTACGATGGCGGTGTCGATTTAATGATTATCGAAACCTGTCAGGATGTGCTGCAAATTAAAGCCGCACTGAATGGGGTGGAAGAGGTGTTTCGGAAGAAAGGGGAACGCCGCCCGATTATGGTATCGGTAACGGTGGAAGTTCAGGGAACCATGCTGGTGGGAACCGAAATTGGTGCAGCCCTGGCAATTTTGGAACGCTATCCCATTGATATTCTCGGTCTTAACTGCGCCACGGGACCCGATCGCATGAAGGATCATATCAAATATCTGTCCCAGCATTCACCCTTTGTGGTGTCGTGTATCCCCAATGCAGGATTACCGGAAAATGTCGGGGGACAAGCCCATTATAAATTAACGCCAATGGAACTCAGAATGGCGTTAATGCATTTTATTGAAGACTTGGGTGTCCAGGTGATTGGCGGCTGTTGCGGTACTCGCCCGGAACATATTCAACAATTAGCCGAAATTGCCCAAACCCTGACGCCGAAAGAACGTCATCCCGAATACGAACCCGCCGCTGCTTCGATTTATTCCACCCAACCTTATGAGCAGGATAACTCATTCCTAATTGTCGGTGAACGCTTAAATGCCAGTGGCTCGAAAAAATGCCGCACCTTATTAAATAATGAAGACTGGGATGGATTAGTCGCCTTAGCTAGGGCGCAGGTACGCGAAGGTGCCCATGTCCTCGATGTGAATGTGGACTATGTGGGACGGGATGGCGAACATGATATGCATGAATTGGTTTCCCGTTTAGTCACCAATGTTACCTTACCCCTAGTGCTGGACTCCACAGAATGGCAAAAGATGGAGGCGGGGTTAAAAGTTGCGGGGGGGAAATGTATCCTCAATTCCACCAACTATGAAGATGGGGAGGAACGGTTCCTGAAAGTCTTAGACTTAGCCAAAATGTATGGCGCGGGTGTAATTGTGGGGACAATTGACGAAGAGGGGATGGCGCGAACCGCTGACCGAAAATTCGCGATCGCACAACGAGCCTATCACCAAGCTATAGACTATGGGATTCCCGCCCATGAAATCTTTTTTGACCCCCTAGCGTTACCGATTTCCACGGGAATTGAAGAAGACAGAAGCAACGGGAAAGCGACAATTGAATCCATCCGCCGGATGCGGGAAGAATTACCCGGATGTCATATTATTCTCGGTGTTTCTAATATATCCTTTGGACTCAATCCCGCCGCCAGGGTAGTATTAAACTCCATGTTCCTCCATGAAGCCATGGCGGTGGGGTTAGATGCAGCGATTGTTAGCGCCAGTAAGATTTTACCTGTAGCCAAAATTGAACCCGAACATCAAGAGATATGCCGGAAACTGATTTATGATCAACGGGAGTTTGATGGCGATATCTGCACGTATGATCCGTTAGGGGAGATTACTCAGCTATTTGAAGGCAAAACCACGAAGCGCGATCGCACAGTGGATGAAAATCTGCCAATTGAAGAACGTCTTAAGCGTCACATCATCGACGGAGAACGGATTGGCTTGGATAATAGTCTGGCGAAAGCATTAGAAACCTATCAACCGTTAGAGATTATCAACACCTTCCTTTTAGATGGGATGAAAGTCGTCGGCGAACTCTTCGGTTCCGGACAAATGCAACTCCCCTTTGTCTTGCAATCCGCCGAAACCATGAAAGCGGCGGTGGCATATTTAGAACCGTATATGGAAAAAGAAGACGGGGAAAATAATGCCAAGGGAATCATGGTGATTGCTACAGTGAAAGGCGATGTTCACGATATTGGTAAAAACCTGGTGGATATCATCCTCACCAATAATGGGTATAAGGTGATCAATCTGGGAATTAAGCAACCCGTAGACAATATTATTGAGGCGTACAAAGAACATAATGCCGATTGTATTGCCATGAGTGGACTCTTGGTGAAATCCACGGCATTTATGAAAGATAACCTGGAGACGTTTAACGAAAAGGGAATCACGGTTCCTGTTATTTTAGGCGGTGCAGCATTGACACCGAAGTTCGTCTATCAGGATTGTCAGAATACCTATCAAGGGAAAGTCGTGTATGGCAAAGATGCGTTTTCCGACTTACACTTTATGGATAAACTCATGCCCGCTAAAGCTGCCGAAGAGTGGGATGATTTAAAAGGCTTCTTAGATGAAGTTACAACGGATGAAATTCCAGACGGAACCGATGAACCATCAGAAAACGGCAAATCCGATAAACAGAAGAAAACCAAGAAGTCATCGGCGAAACAATCGGTTCCAGAGGTAGAAAATACCCGCCGTTCTGAACATATTACCTTAGAGATTAATCGCCCAACTCCGCCATTCTGGGGAACTCGGATATTGCAACCGGAAGATATTCCCATCGATGAGGCATTGTGGTATCTAGATTTGCAGGCGCTAATTGCTGGACAATGGCAGTTCCGCAAACCGAAAGACCAATCCCGTGAGGAGTATAATCAGTTTCTGGAAGAGACGGTGTATCCGATTCTTGACGACTGGAAACAGCGAGTTGTGGCGGAGAATTTATTGCATCCGCAAATTATTTATGGCTATTTCCCCTGTCAATCTGAAGGAAATTCTCTACATCTGTTTGATCCGGAGATGATGAATCAAGAGGGTGAGAAACATCCAGAGAAATGGCAACCAATCGCCACCTTTAAATTCCCGCGCCAAAAATCGGGGCGGCGTCTATGTATTGCTGATTTCTTTGCGCCTAAAGACTCCGGAATTATCGATGTTTTCCCGATGCAAGCGGTAACCGTGGGGGAAGTCGCTACCCGATACGCCAAGCAGCTATTTGAATCGGATCAGTATACCGATTATCTCTATTATCACGGCTTAGCCGTCCAAATGGCAGAAGCCTTAGCCGAATGGATACACGCCCGAATTCGCCGGGAGTTAGGCTTTGGTGGGGAGGAACCGGATACGATTCGAGATGTCTTAGCGCAACGGTATCAAGGTTCGCGCTATAGCTTCGGCTATCCCGCTTGTCCGAATATCCAGGATCAGTACAAGCAACTGGAGTTGTTGAAGTGCGATCGCATCAACCTGTACATGGATGAAAGTGAACAACTATATCCAGAACAATCCACCACCGCGATCGTTACCTATCATCCCGTCGCCAAATATTTCAGCGCTTAA
- a CDS encoding caspase family protein: protein MTNTFSHGYALLIGVGESAYPKWSLPVTVKDMHAIQSILTDPNLCGYLNDEQHIRLLYDAGATRQAIVDGLTWLKAQAAADTEATIIIYYSGHGWLDQSTGKYYLIQHDIEAVDIPDSAVSAQAFTEAIRQICAKRLLVIIDSCHAQGMATAKDKIVPIKLPTDFAQTALPKQFIEELKQGEGRVVFTSSRGTQSSWIRGDGAMSVYTYHLIEALQGAGNQPGDTVVRVSNLMNYLGKVVPETVQHEYQQAQIPFFDLATEDFAVSLLRGGKGLPEKGWEAVEADVAETMGRIIAGRDVAIASGTQTVDSSGSGNVNFGNIARAGEIRIENSRED from the coding sequence TTGACCAATACATTCTCTCATGGTTACGCTTTACTCATTGGTGTAGGTGAATCCGCTTACCCGAAATGGTCACTTCCGGTGACGGTAAAGGATATGCACGCCATTCAGTCGATTCTCACTGACCCAAATCTTTGTGGTTATCTGAATGATGAACAGCATATCCGTTTATTGTATGATGCTGGGGCAACCCGTCAGGCGATAGTTGATGGATTAACCTGGCTGAAAGCACAAGCGGCGGCGGATACTGAGGCGACAATTATTATCTATTATTCGGGTCACGGCTGGCTAGATCAGTCTACGGGTAAATACTATTTGATTCAACATGATATTGAAGCCGTGGATATCCCCGACTCGGCGGTGTCGGCTCAAGCCTTTACCGAAGCAATACGCCAGATTTGTGCCAAACGATTGCTGGTAATTATTGATAGTTGTCATGCTCAAGGAATGGCAACAGCAAAGGATAAAATTGTACCGATTAAACTGCCCACAGATTTTGCACAGACGGCGTTACCGAAACAGTTTATTGAGGAACTGAAACAGGGTGAAGGGCGGGTTGTTTTTACATCCTCAAGAGGCACACAATCGTCTTGGATTCGTGGGGATGGGGCGATGAGTGTCTACACCTATCATTTAATCGAAGCGCTGCAAGGGGCGGGGAATCAACCGGGAGATACAGTGGTGCGAGTGTCGAATTTAATGAATTATCTGGGAAAAGTGGTTCCCGAAACAGTGCAGCACGAATATCAGCAAGCACAAATCCCCTTCTTTGATTTAGCCACGGAAGATTTTGCCGTGTCATTATTGCGGGGAGGGAAGGGTTTACCGGAGAAGGGATGGGAAGCAGTAGAAGCAGATGTGGCTGAGACAATGGGGAGAATTATTGCAGGTAGAGATGTTGCTATAGCCTCAGGAACTCAAACCGTTGATAGTTCAGGTTCAGGTAATGTAAATTTCGGGAATATTGCCCGTGCTGGAGAGATTAGGATAGAGAATAGTCGAGAGGACTAA
- a CDS encoding tetratricopeptide repeat protein, protein MTKIEQLQAILNRVATHSYTEADIIALRDAVIVRGDQIVAQEGDHNINIGHIGQAGDIQINPTYYGADAETIKAILQEIVSELQPQPTGIPQNLPLSGVVQFVGRETALATLHQQLQENQQVAISAVAGMGGVGKTELALQYARRYSHRENVPPESVYEGGVCWLDGRGVDLGVQIVQFARAYLPLSIPEGLELPLQVAYCWRNWLPPGQVLIIIDDVTDYQQVRQYLPPDASRFKVLITTRLDLGASIRQLPLDVLKPRAALALLKSLIGRERLQPEPWEARKLCRWLGYLPLGLELVGRYLRRKPDLSLQEMLSRLQAKRLEQLALKKPKSEADMTAQLGVRDAFELSWQELDESAQELGIGLSLFAAAPIPWRLVEACLAEIDEEELEEIRDYGLVNLHLVQRQGKELYQLHPLIREFLISKREASGIAEELKRDFCRVMVGEADKIPETPTLAEIKAVNPVIPHIAEAATSQQDWLMDNDITEPFVGLGRFYEGQGDYHQAVPWYEQCLSTTQNRLGEDHTDVAASLNNLAGLYYRQGRYEQAEPLYLQALEIQRRWLEQDHPNIANTLSNLALLYKYQGRYEQAELLYIQALELRKRRLGEEHLDVALSLNTLAALYHAQGRYEQAEPLYLKALELRKRLLGQDHIVVATTLNNLGELYRTQGCYDQAERLNLQALELRKRQLGEEHPDVAQSLNNLALLYYVQKRYEQAEPLYVQALERRKRRLVEEHPDVAQSLNNLAQLYTAQGRYEQAELLYIQAFELRKRRLGEEHPDIAQSLNNLAALYYVQERYKEAEPLFLQALEIQTFKLGEYHLDVAASLNNLAGLYDAQGRDKEAEPLLIKALAIADRTLGSHHPNTIQIRNNLQLLRDRLRHSP, encoded by the coding sequence ATGACTAAGATTGAGCAATTACAGGCAATTCTTAACCGAGTCGCTACCCATTCCTACACTGAAGCCGATATTATCGCGCTGCGGGATGCGGTGATTGTTCGCGGTGACCAGATTGTGGCGCAAGAAGGGGATCACAATATTAATATCGGTCACATTGGTCAAGCTGGGGATATTCAAATTAATCCTACCTATTACGGTGCTGATGCCGAGACGATTAAGGCAATCTTACAAGAAATAGTATCAGAGCTTCAGCCTCAACCCACAGGTATTCCCCAGAATCTTCCTCTCAGTGGGGTGGTTCAGTTTGTCGGACGAGAAACCGCCCTAGCTACGCTACATCAACAGTTACAGGAAAATCAGCAAGTTGCCATTTCTGCTGTGGCGGGGATGGGAGGTGTGGGAAAAACCGAGTTGGCGCTGCAATATGCTAGGCGCTATTCCCATCGGGAAAACGTTCCGCCGGAATCGGTGTATGAGGGTGGCGTGTGCTGGTTGGATGGGCGAGGTGTGGATTTAGGGGTTCAGATAGTCCAATTTGCTAGGGCGTATTTACCCTTATCCATTCCAGAAGGGTTAGAGTTACCGCTTCAGGTGGCGTACTGCTGGCGAAATTGGCTACCGCCGGGACAGGTGCTGATTATTATTGATGATGTCACGGATTATCAGCAAGTGCGGCAGTATTTGCCCCCGGATGCTTCTCGGTTTAAGGTACTCATCACGACACGGTTAGACTTGGGGGCGTCGATTCGCCAGTTACCCCTGGATGTGCTGAAACCGAGAGCAGCATTGGCGTTGTTAAAATCGCTGATTGGACGAGAACGGCTGCAACCGGAACCCTGGGAAGCGCGAAAACTCTGTCGCTGGTTGGGATATCTGCCCTTGGGGTTGGAATTGGTGGGGCGATATTTGCGGCGAAAACCGGATTTATCGTTACAGGAAATGTTATCTCGGTTGCAGGCGAAACGGCTGGAACAGTTAGCGCTGAAAAAGCCCAAGTCAGAGGCTGATATGACGGCGCAATTGGGGGTAAGAGATGCGTTTGAGTTGAGTTGGCAAGAATTGGATGAGTCAGCGCAGGAGTTGGGGATAGGGTTAAGTTTATTTGCGGCTGCGCCAATTCCCTGGCGATTGGTGGAGGCGTGTTTGGCGGAGATTGATGAGGAGGAGTTGGAGGAAATTCGGGATTATGGGTTAGTGAATCTGCATTTAGTGCAGCGTCAAGGGAAGGAGTTGTATCAATTACATCCGTTAATTCGGGAATTTTTGATCAGTAAGCGGGAAGCGTCAGGAATAGCGGAGGAGTTGAAGCGGGATTTTTGTCGGGTGATGGTAGGGGAAGCAGATAAAATCCCGGAGACGCCAACATTGGCAGAGATTAAAGCAGTCAATCCAGTTATTCCTCATATTGCAGAAGCAGCGACGAGTCAACAAGATTGGTTGATGGATAATGATATAACTGAACCTTTCGTCGGTCTAGGTCGTTTTTATGAAGGTCAAGGAGACTATCACCAAGCCGTACCCTGGTATGAGCAATGCCTATCCACAACTCAAAACCGTTTGGGAGAAGACCATACTGATGTTGCCGCTAGTCTCAATAATCTAGCAGGACTCTACTACCGTCAAGGACGCTATGAACAAGCCGAACCGTTATATCTACAAGCCTTAGAAATACAGAGACGCTGGCTCGAACAAGACCATCCCAATATTGCTAACACCCTCAGCAATCTAGCATTGCTCTACAAATATCAAGGACGCTATGAGCAAGCCGAACTGTTGTATATACAAGCCTTAGAACTGAGGAAACGTCGGCTGGGAGAGGAGCATCTTGATGTCGCACTCAGCCTTAATACTTTGGCAGCACTCTACCATGCTCAAGGACGCTATGAGCAAGCTGAACCGTTGTATCTAAAAGCTTTAGAACTAAGAAAACGCCTGCTGGGACAAGACCATATTGTTGTCGCCACTACCCTCAACAATCTAGGAGAACTTTACCGAACTCAAGGATGCTACGACCAAGCCGAAAGGTTAAATCTTCAAGCCTTAGAACTGAGGAAACGCCAGCTAGGAGAGGAACATCCCGATGTTGCACAAAGCCTCAATAATTTGGCATTACTCTACTATGTTCAAAAACGCTATGAGCAAGCCGAACCGTTGTATGTTCAAGCTTTAGAACGGCGGAAACGTCGGTTAGTAGAAGAACATCCCGATGTTGCACAAAGTCTCAACAATTTGGCACAACTCTATACAGCTCAAGGACGCTATGAGCAAGCCGAACTGTTGTATATACAAGCCTTTGAACTGCGGAAACGTCGGCTAGGAGAGGAACATCCCGATATTGCACAAAGCCTCAACAATTTAGCAGCACTCTACTATGTTCAAGAACGGTACAAGGAAGCCGAACCGTTGTTTTTACAAGCTTTAGAAATACAGACATTTAAGTTGGGAGAATACCATCTTGATGTTGCTGCTAGCCTGAATAATTTAGCAGGACTCTACGATGCTCAAGGACGTGACAAGGAAGCTGAACCTTTGTTAATCAAAGCTTTAGCCATTGCCGATCGCACGTTAGGCTCTCATCATCCTAATACTATTCAAATCCGTAATAATCTGCAACTCCTGCGCGATAGATTACGTCATTCTCCCTGA